The following proteins are encoded in a genomic region of Acidobacteriota bacterium:
- a CDS encoding 2-oxoglutarate dehydrogenase E1 component, translating to MTDPRYDWLLTSDPGTLDALFRRFVSDPASVDPGLRHFFEGFQLGCVEGGAGVAGEAGFDPAGVEHERKEFQVLALIHEYRTRGHLFTPTNPVRTRRCYTPDLNKTRFGLDEADLDHVFHAGREVGLGPATLRDILSLMEETYCTAIGAEYMFVRVPERVRWLRERMESTRNRPAFTIDRKRAILDSLSRAVVFENFLHAKFPGQKRFSVSGGESLIPALEALVSHGAQVGVREIVASMAHRGRINVLANVFGKPWRDLFEEFEGCSWEDEIYAGDVKYHLGWHGSVSPEPGREIILNLVPNPSHLEAGGTVAQGFARARIEHFHGGDASRALPVIVHGDAALSAQGVVYELVQMAGLEAHRTGGTLHLAVNNQIGFTTPYLEGRTSTYCTDVAKVTLSPVFHVNADDVEAVVLAVEMALEYRQAFQSDVFIDLLGYRRYGHNESDEPRFTQPKLYRAIAEHPDPMTLYRRKLAAEGIVTEHESLALERGLTERLAAELKAAREESAPHCHYMNFCDRRRRPSDLDLVSSPPTGVPEENLSAAARAAFHIPESVAAFGKIRKIYDGHLENFFNRKRVDWAMAELLALGTLALDGVPVRLCGQDSERGTFSHRHAVVTDEVTEAKHAPLQHLAPGQAPVSVYNSLLSEYAALGFEYGYARGCPNGLTLWEAQFGDFANGAQIVVDQYLAAAEAKWNELNGVVLLLPHGYEGQGPEHSSARIERFLQLCTGGNLVVAQPSTPASYFHLLRRHARWPVRPPLVVFTPKSLLRRPECADTPADLAGGVFHPLLDDGEADPAAIRQVLLCSGRIYYDLAARRRERGALDTALVRLEQLHPLTPALGDLPGRYPAAVRWAWVQDEPENMGPALFLRLKLPGLAPAFAGIEVVARRESGAPATGFHDIHDREQRQILEKAFR from the coding sequence ATGACCGACCCGCGATACGACTGGCTGCTTACCAGTGACCCAGGGACACTCGATGCCCTATTCCGGCGGTTCGTGTCGGACCCGGCTTCGGTCGACCCCGGCTTGCGGCACTTTTTCGAGGGCTTCCAACTGGGCTGCGTCGAGGGTGGCGCCGGGGTCGCCGGGGAGGCAGGGTTCGACCCGGCCGGGGTGGAGCACGAACGGAAGGAGTTCCAGGTCCTGGCGCTGATCCACGAGTACCGGACCCGCGGTCACCTCTTCACCCCGACCAATCCGGTCCGAACCCGGCGCTGTTACACCCCCGATCTGAACAAGACCCGTTTCGGGCTCGACGAAGCCGATCTGGACCATGTCTTCCACGCCGGGCGCGAGGTGGGGCTGGGCCCCGCCACCCTGCGGGACATCCTGTCCCTGATGGAGGAGACCTACTGCACCGCCATCGGGGCGGAGTACATGTTCGTACGGGTCCCGGAGCGCGTCCGGTGGCTCCGGGAACGGATGGAGTCGACCCGTAACCGGCCGGCGTTCACCATCGATCGCAAGCGAGCGATCCTGGACAGTCTCAGCCGCGCCGTGGTGTTCGAGAACTTCCTCCACGCAAAGTTCCCGGGTCAGAAACGCTTCTCGGTCTCCGGGGGCGAGAGCCTCATCCCGGCCCTGGAGGCCCTGGTCAGCCATGGCGCGCAAGTGGGTGTCCGGGAAATCGTGGCCTCCATGGCGCACCGGGGGCGGATCAACGTCCTGGCCAACGTCTTCGGGAAACCATGGCGGGACCTCTTCGAGGAGTTCGAAGGGTGCTCCTGGGAAGACGAGATTTACGCCGGTGACGTCAAGTACCATCTGGGTTGGCACGGCAGCGTGTCTCCCGAACCCGGGCGGGAGATCATCCTCAATCTCGTTCCCAACCCCTCCCATCTCGAGGCGGGCGGGACCGTCGCGCAGGGGTTCGCCCGGGCCCGCATCGAACACTTCCACGGGGGAGACGCGTCTCGGGCGCTCCCGGTCATCGTCCACGGTGACGCCGCCCTGTCCGCCCAGGGGGTGGTCTACGAACTGGTCCAGATGGCCGGCCTGGAGGCGCACCGGACCGGTGGAACGCTGCACCTGGCCGTCAACAACCAGATCGGCTTCACCACGCCCTACCTCGAGGGGCGCACCAGCACCTACTGCACTGACGTGGCGAAAGTGACCCTCTCTCCGGTCTTTCACGTCAACGCCGACGACGTGGAGGCGGTGGTCCTGGCGGTGGAGATGGCCCTGGAGTACCGCCAGGCTTTCCAGTCCGACGTTTTTATCGATCTGCTGGGTTACCGGCGGTATGGCCACAACGAGTCCGACGAACCCCGCTTCACCCAGCCGAAACTCTACCGGGCCATTGCAGAGCACCCCGACCCCATGACCCTCTACCGCCGCAAACTGGCAGCGGAGGGGATCGTGACGGAACACGAGTCCCTGGCCCTTGAGCGGGGCCTGACCGAACGCCTGGCGGCGGAACTGAAGGCGGCCCGGGAGGAGAGCGCGCCCCACTGCCATTACATGAATTTCTGCGATCGTCGCCGCCGCCCTTCCGACCTCGACCTCGTCTCCTCGCCCCCCACCGGCGTGCCGGAGGAAAACCTGTCCGCAGCCGCCCGTGCAGCCTTCCACATCCCGGAGTCCGTGGCGGCTTTCGGCAAGATCCGGAAAATCTACGACGGCCACCTGGAGAACTTTTTCAATCGGAAACGGGTGGACTGGGCCATGGCCGAGTTGCTGGCCTTGGGCACCCTGGCCCTGGATGGGGTCCCGGTCCGCCTCTGCGGGCAGGACAGCGAACGGGGGACCTTCTCCCACCGACACGCCGTTGTCACGGACGAGGTCACCGAAGCGAAGCACGCCCCCCTGCAACATCTGGCGCCGGGGCAGGCACCGGTTTCGGTTTACAACTCGCTGCTGTCGGAGTACGCCGCCCTGGGCTTCGAGTACGGCTACGCCCGGGGTTGTCCGAATGGCCTGACCCTGTGGGAAGCCCAGTTCGGGGACTTCGCCAACGGGGCCCAGATCGTCGTGGACCAGTACCTGGCCGCTGCCGAGGCCAAGTGGAACGAACTCAACGGGGTCGTCCTGCTCCTCCCCCATGGCTACGAGGGACAGGGCCCGGAGCACTCTTCAGCGCGTATCGAGCGGTTTCTCCAACTCTGCACCGGGGGAAACCTGGTGGTGGCCCAGCCCTCCACGCCCGCGAGTTACTTCCATCTCCTCCGACGCCATGCGCGGTGGCCCGTCCGCCCGCCCCTAGTGGTCTTCACGCCTAAAAGCCTCCTGCGCCGGCCGGAGTGCGCCGACACCCCCGCGGACCTCGCCGGCGGGGTGTTCCACCCGCTTCTGGACGACGGCGAGGCCGATCCGGCCGCCATCCGGCAGGTACTGCTCTGTTCGGGGCGCATCTACTACGACCTGGCCGCCCGCCGCCGGGAGCGGGGTGCCCTGGACACCGCCCTGGTCCGCCTGGAGCAACTCCACCCGTTGACCCCGGCGCTGGGGGACCTGCCGGGGCGCTACCCGGCGGCCGTTCGCTGGGCCTGGGTGCAGGACGAGCCGGAGAACATGGGCCCGGCCCTGTTCCTCCGCCTCAAGCTCCCGGGGCTTGCCCCCGCTTTTGCCGGGATCGAGGTCGTCGCGCGCCGGGAGAGTGGCGCCCCCGCCACCGGCTTTCACGACATCCACGACCGGGAGCAGCGGCAGATACTGGAGAAAGCCTTCCGGTAA
- a CDS encoding GNAT family N-acetyltransferase — MEPGRLSACATVLAEAFLGDPLEVYALPDPEARRRVAPAQFAAALRLGLLCGGAFTTGGEPRGAAVWLGPGETEIDPGRARASGLAGLPTLLGPAASERLGRFWEHFHEVRRSLAGERYRYLFVIGVSPAWQGCGVGSALVRSGLEQADKEWVSCFVETAQPANRPFYERHGFRLVWEGRDTPSGLRLLSFLRPAGG, encoded by the coding sequence ATGGAACCGGGTCGACTGTCGGCGTGCGCGACGGTTCTGGCGGAAGCTTTCCTCGGGGACCCCCTCGAGGTTTACGCCCTCCCGGACCCCGAGGCCCGGCGCCGGGTGGCCCCGGCACAATTCGCGGCGGCGCTTCGCCTTGGGCTCCTCTGCGGCGGGGCCTTCACCACCGGGGGGGAGCCGCGCGGGGCCGCCGTCTGGCTGGGGCCCGGCGAAACGGAGATCGACCCGGGACGGGCCCGCGCCTCGGGCCTGGCCGGGTTGCCGACCCTGCTGGGCCCGGCGGCCTCGGAGCGGCTCGGCCGGTTTTGGGAGCATTTTCACGAAGTTCGACGCTCCCTGGCCGGGGAGCGGTACCGCTACCTCTTCGTGATCGGGGTTTCGCCGGCGTGGCAGGGGTGCGGCGTCGGCTCGGCCCTCGTCAGGAGCGGGCTGGAGCAGGCGGACAAGGAGTGGGTGTCCTGTTTCGTGGAGACCGCCCAGCCGGCCAACCGGCCCTTTTACGAACGGCACGGGTTCCGGCTCGTCTGGGAGGGGCGTGACACCCCGTCCGGGCTTCGGTTGCTTTCCTTTCTCCGTCCCGCCGGAGGATAG
- a CDS encoding MBL fold metallo-hydrolase — translation MTTITMHFGSSGRRGLLAACFLAGITLGGLVFAGEGSGRAPSVRLHYLGHASFVFAFDNGVTLLVDYGVSNAYGLTSPIHDLGDLKPDLVAYTHHDPDHDRQQAFPGATVIDGKDFALRGIRLQAIPVSERARDDNTGYLIRYKGLTLFLSGDLQGDLTAPDAPARWTALKKRLPSRLDLLLVPVGWVRPVPGEAAGLVEVLRPRAVIPTHYWSAAEKADFLDRFRSRPGYVVEDTGSPSWGVDSSGPPGVTRVVSLTPAPWTN, via the coding sequence ATGACTACGATTACGATGCACTTCGGTTCATCGGGAAGACGGGGGTTGCTGGCCGCCTGTTTCCTGGCGGGGATCACCCTCGGCGGTTTGGTCTTCGCGGGGGAGGGCTCAGGCCGAGCGCCGTCGGTGCGCTTGCACTACCTGGGCCACGCGTCCTTTGTCTTCGCCTTCGACAACGGCGTGACGCTCCTCGTCGACTACGGGGTGTCCAACGCCTATGGCCTCACCAGCCCCATCCATGATCTCGGGGACCTGAAGCCGGACCTGGTGGCCTACACCCACCACGACCCCGACCACGACCGCCAGCAGGCCTTCCCGGGCGCCACCGTCATCGACGGGAAAGATTTTGCGCTGAGGGGGATCCGCCTCCAGGCGATCCCCGTGAGCGAGCGCGCCCGGGACGACAACACCGGCTACCTGATCCGTTACAAGGGGTTGACGCTGTTCCTCTCCGGCGATCTCCAGGGCGACCTGACGGCGCCGGACGCACCGGCCCGCTGGACGGCCCTGAAAAAACGCCTCCCGTCCCGGCTGGACCTCCTGCTGGTCCCCGTGGGCTGGGTCCGACCGGTGCCCGGCGAGGCGGCGGGGCTCGTAGAGGTCCTCCGGCCGCGGGCCGTCATCCCCACGCACTACTGGTCGGCCGCGGAGAAGGCCGACTTCCTGGACCGGTTCCGCTCCCGCCCGGGCTATGTCGTCGAGGACACCGGCAGCCCGTCCTGGGGGGTCGATAGTTCCGGCCCGCCCGGCGTCACCCGCGTCGTCAGCCTGACCCCGGCTCCGTGGACGAATTGA
- a CDS encoding four helix bundle suffix domain-containing protein, which produces MRERRETPEDWFVAPEESDRSVGSDRSDRSDSVPLPDRPVRSGKPHPSGKQERVRPSGGYRELRSFQTATVIYDATVAFCERFLDKRSRTVDQMVQAARSGRQNIAEGSRASATSSQTELRLVNVARASLDELLLDYEDFLRQRGLPQWAKDAPGARQVREVGKQHRTDRSDPTDPTDRFGPYTRWLAHEDPAVVANAVICLIHQANYLLDHQIAGLERGFIEEGGYSERLAAARIAYRKGESTHDRTDRSDPTDPTDSASSSPPSCPLCGKEMVLRTARQGPRAGSRFWGCRAYPECRGTRKADG; this is translated from the coding sequence ATGAGAGAAAGGCGGGAAACCCCGGAAGACTGGTTCGTAGCGCCCGAAGAATCGGACCGATCGGTCGGATCCGACCGATCCGACCGATCTGATTCAGTGCCTTTGCCCGACAGACCTGTCAGAAGCGGCAAACCTCACCCGTCAGGCAAGCAGGAGCGGGTCCGGCCAAGTGGCGGCTACCGTGAACTGCGCTCTTTCCAGACGGCTACCGTTATCTACGATGCTACCGTGGCTTTCTGCGAGCGCTTTCTCGACAAGCGGTCGCGCACCGTGGACCAGATGGTCCAGGCGGCACGCAGCGGGCGCCAGAACATCGCCGAGGGGAGCCGGGCCTCCGCGACCTCTTCCCAGACCGAGTTGCGCCTCGTCAACGTCGCCCGGGCCAGCCTCGACGAGCTTCTGCTCGATTACGAAGACTTCCTGCGCCAACGCGGTTTGCCCCAGTGGGCCAAGGATGCGCCCGGTGCCCGGCAAGTGAGAGAGGTCGGGAAACAGCATCGGACCGATCGGTCGGATCCGACCGATCCGACCGATCGCTTCGGCCCCTACACGCGCTGGCTCGCCCATGAGGACCCGGCGGTGGTGGCCAATGCCGTCATCTGCCTGATCCACCAGGCCAATTACCTGCTCGACCACCAGATCGCCGGACTGGAGCGGGGTTTCATCGAGGAGGGCGGATACAGCGAACGCCTGGCGGCGGCGAGAATCGCCTATCGGAAAGGCGAAAGCACACACGATCGGACCGATCGGTCGGATCCGACCGATCCGACCGATTCTGCCAGCTCTTCGCCGCCATCCTGTCCGCTCTGCGGCAAGGAAATGGTCCTGCGAACCGCCCGCCAGGGCCCGCGCGCGGGGTCACGGTTCTGGGGCTGCCGGGCGTATCCCGAGTGCCGGGGGACGAGGAAAGCGGACGGCTGA
- a CDS encoding ribonuclease H-like domain-containing protein yields MESIRDRLKRMTRDRQGAAGEAKPVRPPETPAFTVELRTARFPLDTVHGHTPLAGLWPPRPNLYRLASLPVPPPDASPPEILFLDTETTGLAGGTGTLAFLAGTARLDPARGDLVVEQYFLPDPSAEPAFLAPLAEALGRAGLLACFNGKSYDLPLLNTRFILNGFPPVSPDLPVADLLHPARRRWKGDIGACDQRSVERHALGVHRRGDIPGELIPDLYFRYLRDRDRGPLEEVFRHNLLDMLGMAALFARLNTLVPEAEPARDPADWACLLGTLDARGRLAEFEEIFALQSDALLEAGRRHLPAGRVLARLLKRVGRREEAWRLYLHLGTARPRDVPESFAEVLKYEEHILRDFALALRHCDEFEAVLLRVPGVTEIVLDLRRRRERLRKKEAQKAQKAQPESPENGHRCVTGSPAPEE; encoded by the coding sequence ATGGAGTCGATCCGGGACCGGCTGAAGCGGATGACGCGGGACCGGCAGGGCGCCGCCGGGGAGGCGAAACCCGTCCGGCCGCCCGAAACGCCCGCCTTCACCGTCGAACTACGCACCGCGCGCTTCCCCCTCGACACGGTCCACGGCCACACGCCCCTCGCCGGGCTCTGGCCCCCCCGCCCAAACCTCTACCGCCTGGCCAGCCTCCCGGTGCCGCCGCCGGACGCGTCCCCGCCCGAGATCCTATTCCTGGACACCGAGACCACGGGCCTGGCGGGCGGCACCGGCACCCTGGCCTTCCTGGCGGGGACGGCCCGACTCGACCCGGCCCGCGGCGACCTGGTGGTGGAGCAGTACTTCCTCCCGGACCCCTCCGCCGAGCCCGCCTTCCTGGCGCCGCTGGCGGAGGCCCTGGGGCGGGCGGGCCTCCTGGCGTGCTTCAACGGGAAGTCCTACGACCTGCCCCTCCTCAACACCCGCTTCATCCTCAACGGTTTCCCCCCCGTCTCCCCGGACCTGCCCGTGGCGGACCTCCTCCACCCCGCCCGCCGGCGGTGGAAGGGCGACATCGGCGCCTGCGACCAGCGCTCGGTGGAGCGCCACGCGTTGGGTGTCCACCGCCGGGGGGACATCCCGGGCGAGTTGATCCCGGACCTCTACTTCCGCTACCTCCGCGACCGCGACCGGGGGCCCCTCGAGGAGGTTTTCCGCCACAACCTCCTGGACATGCTGGGGATGGCGGCGCTCTTCGCCCGGCTCAACACCCTCGTCCCCGAGGCGGAGCCCGCCCGCGACCCCGCGGACTGGGCCTGCCTGCTGGGCACCCTGGACGCCCGGGGCCGGCTGGCGGAGTTCGAGGAGATCTTCGCCCTCCAGTCAGACGCCCTCCTGGAGGCGGGTCGGCGGCACCTCCCCGCGGGGCGCGTGCTGGCGAGGCTGCTCAAGCGGGTCGGGCGGCGGGAGGAGGCCTGGCGGCTCTACCTCCACCTGGGGACGGCGCGCCCCCGGGACGTCCCCGAGAGCTTCGCCGAGGTCCTCAAGTACGAGGAACACATCCTGCGGGACTTTGCCCTGGCCCTGCGGCACTGCGACGAATTCGAGGCGGTCCTCCTGCGCGTCCCGGGCGTCACGGAAATCGTCCTCGACCTCCGACGCCGCCGGGAACGGTTGCGGAAGAAGGAAGCGCAAAAAGCGCAGAAGGCGCAGCCGGAATCGCCGGAGAACGGTCACCGGTGCGTGACCGGCAGCCCCGCGCCGGAAGAGTGA
- a CDS encoding zinc-dependent alcohol dehydrogenase family protein has protein sequence MRAMRMHRVVDLGTCAEPLSLDEVPRPVPGPGEVLLRVGACGVCHTELDEIEGRTPPPRLPVTPGHQVAGVVEALGPGAARFKAGDRGGVAWIHSACGDCDFCREGRENLCAGFRATGRDADGGYAEYMTVPEAYAVRLPDGFTDLEAAPLLCAGAVGYRSLRLAKLCDGQVLGLVGFGASAHLVIQAARHQYPNSPVYVFARSEAERAFALALGAGWAGDIADDPPSKLHAAIDTTPAWTPVVEALRHLERGGRLVINAIRKEAADLGALLSLDYASHLWLEKSVKSVANVTRADAEDFLALAAAIPIRTEVQAFPLEDANRALLEIKQRRIRGAKVLQL, from the coding sequence ATGAGAGCCATGCGAATGCACCGGGTCGTCGACCTGGGGACCTGCGCCGAGCCCCTGTCCCTCGACGAGGTCCCTCGCCCCGTGCCGGGGCCGGGGGAGGTTCTCCTGCGCGTGGGCGCCTGCGGCGTGTGCCACACCGAGCTGGACGAGATCGAGGGGCGCACGCCCCCGCCCCGCCTGCCCGTCACCCCCGGCCACCAGGTGGCGGGGGTGGTGGAGGCCCTCGGCCCCGGGGCGGCGAGGTTCAAGGCCGGCGACCGGGGGGGCGTGGCGTGGATCCACTCGGCCTGCGGGGACTGCGACTTCTGCCGGGAGGGCCGGGAGAACCTCTGCGCGGGCTTCCGCGCCACCGGCCGAGACGCGGACGGCGGCTACGCCGAGTACATGACGGTCCCCGAGGCGTACGCCGTGCGCCTGCCCGACGGCTTTACCGACCTCGAGGCCGCCCCGCTCCTGTGCGCCGGGGCCGTGGGCTACCGCTCCCTGCGCCTCGCCAAGCTGTGCGACGGGCAGGTGCTGGGGCTCGTCGGCTTCGGCGCCTCGGCCCACCTGGTGATCCAGGCCGCCCGGCACCAATACCCGAATTCCCCGGTTTACGTCTTCGCCCGGTCGGAGGCCGAGCGGGCCTTCGCCCTCGCCCTGGGCGCCGGCTGGGCGGGGGACATCGCGGACGACCCACCGTCGAAACTCCACGCCGCCATCGACACCACCCCGGCGTGGACGCCGGTGGTGGAGGCCCTCCGGCACCTGGAGCGCGGTGGACGGCTCGTGATCAACGCCATCCGCAAGGAGGCGGCCGACCTGGGCGCCCTGCTGAGCCTGGACTACGCGAGCCACCTCTGGCTGGAGAAGTCGGTGAAGAGCGTGGCGAACGTCACCCGCGCCGACGCCGAGGACTTCCTGGCCCTGGCCGCCGCCATCCCCATCCGGACCGAGGTGCAGGCCTTTCCCCTGGAGGATGCCAACAGGGCCCTCCTCGAGATCAAGCAGCGCCGGATCCGCGGCGCCAAGGTCCTGCAGCTCTGA